The DNA region AAACATTTTTTAATGGAAATTAGCATAGTAAAAGAACAAAAATGTGAAGATTATTACAAGTAGGGTGACATTGCTTAGTAAAAAGCAAAACGAAAATTAGCACACTGACAGAACTTAAAAAGAAGAAATAATCTgagttttcaattttcatggCTAGATGATACCCTCATCACTTTCCTTGAGGGCCTCCATTTCCTCCTTAAACTTGGGCATGGATGCTTTGGGGAGGGACACAAAGACCCTAACCCCTCCTTTCATTGAATGATCCAACTTACTAGGAGGCAAGAAAAGGCACAAATCCACAAATCCAAACATGTTCCATGGAACTGGCACTATATTCACTGAACCCTTCCATCCAAAATCCACTTCTTCCAACAAACCCAGTTGCCTCCAATCTGTCAATACCACTGATGCACCTGTTGCTTGAACCCTAATCCCCAATTTCCTCATTGTCTCCAACATGTTGACTGAGTTTTTTATGTATTCCTTATTAGAAGGAAGCTTCTTACTCTCTTTGATGAGCTTCAGGACCTCTGACAGTGGCTTTTCATCAAGTTCTTTCACTGTTAGCACCACATTTGAAGCCACAAAAGCATTCCCATAATACCCTTCAGGCAAAGGTGGATCCAATAGGTGTCTCACCCCCACTGCTAAACAAAACAGAGTTTCCCCATCAGTGTTCAGTTTCAAAGCTCTTGCCCTTGACCTCCAAACATAGGCACCAAGTGTTTCAAGAGTTGTGAAGCTTTCCTTCACACTTTCACTCTCACTTTCCTTCATCAGTTCCAATTTGAGTCTTTGAATGCTCTCACCATTAAGGTTGAAGCATTCATGAGAAATCTCAGTAGTTGGCCAAAATGGTGAAGCTGCCATTGAAGCTTTATCAATGGGAAATTGGAGAGGTTCCTTAAGAACTGTCCCAATTAGTCTCTCTCTTTCCCATACAGGTTTCAGTGAAGGCTCACATTTTTTTCCACTTGCAAGTTCAGACAGGGCTCTGTAGAACTGAGATGCACCAAACCCATCACAAACGGTGTGGGACAAGCCCATTCCAACTGTGAAACCCCCACATTGGAACTTGGTCACCTTGAAAACCAAGAGATGTTCACTAGTTTGGTCTTTTGAAGGGTTATCATACACAAATTTCTGTGCTGTTGGAACATCAATCCCTTCAAGATAGTGAAGAGAAGAGAGGTTACAGTTAGCAGTTGCTTCCAAGAATGGTACTCCATCATCATCGGCATTGCATGTTAttccaagttttccatcatcaAGTGCTGTTATCTTCCCTGCAAGGGGATAATAGTGAACCAAAGCCTTTGAGAGGGCTTCTTTGATCACATGAGCAGGGTCTAGTTGGCCATTTGGGGAATCAGGATTTGCCTGGTACACATAAATGGTGTGGCAGAGAATGTTGAGATCAGGGTTGCTGTCAATGGAGGAAAGTGGGAGAATATGACAAGGTGTAGGCTTGGATGGTTTAACAATCACAACATCCTTAACATCAAGGGAGAGAGGCATCTTCTTATTTTCCATGGGAAAAGATGTGTAGAGAAGAGGTTATGATAATATCTATTCGATGAGATGAGATATGGGTATGTTTCATAAATGTAACTCTATTTATAGAACTGGTTGTGTAACTCTCCGGGAAACCCCATTGAGAAATTACGGTcaataaaacacaatcacaatacaagaatataacgtgaaaaactacaaaattaaagaaaaaccacgaccgttgtcaaaaccgacaatcAGATATATTCACTCTCGAGTCTCGACCACTCGATGACCCAAGTACACTCATACTCTTCAAAGCAAATATTtaaactacatctcacaatactctaaaacaagagcataagcgATAAATGAAACACaaatataagcttaaagtgttACCCGATGCTAGTGCATATTGAAATAAAGAAATTGAGCGTCAACTTAGGTTGCACAACTGGCTACAAATTTCGGGTTCTACTCTCACCTCCCCATAGGTCGAGGTTTGAATCCCCTGCATCCAGTATAATCTCAGTTGGCGGACAATCCTTCTCAAGGGAttaaattacgaacaaaggataaactgaaatggcacaaaccatcaatcacaacatgataaactctacttcacgtaacatcatcttatgACATACCTCTatcctgatcgcgacatgtggtaGAGGTAGAAATAACagttatcaaatctctgcgtgtccatggtagctttgtggaccctcagcaccaaatcaactcatttttcttaaaattagcattaaataaataataagataaattaagataaaatcaagaaataaacaacataaatcataatcaaatataaactaaaaaaatgtactaaataaagatagataaaaactaccaaaatctagcaaatcacaataaaaactcataaaatcctgaattaaataaaaatatgaaagttcaataaaaataccataaaaattcatttataccctaaaaataactctaaaataaaataaaatatttcatgaaattaaaattaaataaataataaataaagatagataaaaactatcaaaatctagcaaatcacaataaaaactcataaaatcctacattaattaaaaatccgaaaattcaataaaaattaattattatactctatcaataaatgtaaaataaaataaaatatttcctggaagtaaaattaaacagataataagataaaattaagaaataaacaacctaaatcctaatcaaatataaaatttaaaaaggtactaaataaagatagataaaaactaccaaaatctagcaaatcacaataaaaactcataaaatcctgaattaattaaaaatccgaaaattcaagaaaaattaattaatatactctaaaaataaatctaaaataaaataaaatatttcctggaattaaaattaaataaataataagataaattaaaataaaattaagaaataaacaacctaaatcccaatcaaatctaatattaaaaaaggtactaaataaaataaataaaaactaacaaaatctagcaaatcacaataaaaactcataaaatcccgaattaataaaaaaaattcgaaaaatcaataaaaattaattaatatattctaaaaataaattaaaaataaattaaaagaccaaatcttatcttttaaaataatatcaatcaattattttagaatatataaaattaaaacgtatattaattgaaaattatattttctaaaataatatcaattaataagtttagaatatataaaattaaaacatatatcaattgaaaattataccctctaacaaattgacacgtggaataatttttatgggaattaatctggtgctgacacgtcactatggaagttcttcttttcaaatatatattgatatttagtttttccaaaaaaaaattattattctcACTATTATTAAAGAATTCTGAAATATATCAATTCATAgaatctttaattttttttataaaagataTTCATACTGAaagattcataatttttttcataatttaaattctaaataaacaacaattatgaacgaaaatttggtgattcccacaattattaaataattttgaatttGGAATCAATGAATGGAAGCAATAATTTTTTACAGTTTCATTCTATAATTGCATCAATAActatcctttttttttcataattgatgcttaatttatattttaattattttcatcCTAAATCAAATGTTGCACATTTTAACAGATGCTGACTTTTCTCCTTCCTTTTTCACTTGCAAAAAGTAGGAACCCTAATTGCCTTCATCTATATAAACTCTCCTTCTGTGATTGTTTACCTTCATCGTTCCATCCCTTAATCTTTGTTTACGAGCTTTGAAATAACTGTTCTTGTGATGGCTGGCAAAATCGACAATCTCGCAACGATAGATCCCTCTAAGGAGACATGTACCATTGTTGTCAAAGTGATTCGTTTATGGCTAAGTCCTAACTTATGTGGTTCCAAGCTTCCCTCTTCGATGGACATGGTTCTTAAGGATGACAAGATATAGCCTTTTTCCCCTAACCAACCAACTCCTAATTTCGTGTTGTTACCGATTTAGTTGTCTCTGATGCTCTTTACTAATCTAATTACAGGGTTGTAAGATCCATGCTTCAGTTAGAAAGACTCGTATTTACCGATTCCAGTCTTTGCTAACTAAAGGACGCGTATATCatatttcattatttggtgtCGGTGAAAGCGGCCGTGATTTCCGCCCAACCTCTcatccattcaagatcaactttgatatcCATACTTCTGTACGTGTGCTTTCTAACAAGCTTATCAATTTAATCCCTTACTCTTTCATGCCTCTGTGTGATATAATGTGTAAGGACCCTGATGTGTCTTTCGTTATAGGTATATTTCCCTTTCTAGCTCTTGGATTACGAAAATATagttctttaattttttaattgtgTGTTGTTGTTTGAGCTGTTGTTATTGTAATTCTTACTGGAGCAAGTGGTGAATGAAAATTTGAGAAATATGGTACCAGGCTAAAAAGGATAACTATTGAACTTGATCAAGATGGGCACATAGTGTTCATTACTTATTCAATTTGTTTTTCCTATATTTATGTATGCTTAAATTAAAgatattattaattgatatatttcgaaattatttaataatagtGAGAATAATTATACCAAATTTTACTCATGTCGTATATTTAGTCTTTAAATtatggaaaaaaagaagaataacATTTATGGTTGAGAAATTAATGCTTAtattaattgaaattaatgaCATAAATTCTTTAGTAATGGTTAGAAAAATTGTACTACCAAATTTTCATCTATAATTGCCGTTTATAACGTCTTTAATTTACGGAAAAAAGGAGAGCATTTATGGTCGAGAAACTAATGCAAGCATTAATTGACAATTTTCGAAATTCATTAATATTGCTGCAAATAAGTATACAAATTTTATCtccataatttttatttatcaagtctttttattatgtaaaaaaaaagaacatttaTGGTTGAGAATATTTTTGAATGTTATGGTTGAGAAATTATTGCTTTCATTGACAATTTTATAAATTCTTGAATAATGGTGAGAATGATGGCACCAAATTTTCCTACATAATTTCTATTTATTTGttcttttaattattaaaaaaaagttatggaGCTCtcaatgctatttttttttaaaaaaaattaatgtttccAAACATTAAcaaatttcaaaattctttAATAATGGTGAGAATAATTATACCAAAATTTCCTCCATATTTTTCGTTTATTTAGTGTtttaattattgaaaaaaaaagtaatttagcATTCAgtacatttttttaaataaaaaattaatgctTTCATGCATTGGCAATTTTTGAAATTCTTTACTACACGCAACTTTGCGTATCAAGAAGTCTTCGATAATACTTGAGATGTAAGTGTTGTTatttagtaaaattatttttggatttatatttttttaatacaaaaacTTATTTGTTTTTCTGTGAATTGGTTACAACATAAAGAGATGTTAGGCAGTCTACTGATCATCTAATTGTAAGTGTTATTGGCGTTGCTATAAGGTTTGTTTATCATTTTCAAGTGACAACAAGTTTATCTTTGTGTTGCTTACTAATTATTaatctaatatatatattttttcctttgtaggttCTGTTGCTAAAATATGTTTAGATAGTAAACTTCAAGTTGGATTTTGATGTTATTATCATTCATCATCGAGTACAAGTTTTATTAAGCGTTCATACTGttgtaatttttatatttatcttattttattgGCTTTTGTAATTCATTCTTTAAAAACTTGGTCTTTTTACTGTTCAAATGTTGACATTGGCAAGTCTAtatatcttattttatttaaattgatTATTGTAGACTATTGACGATATATACATGTTTGGAACATATTTCCTGTTCTACCAGTTGTTCTCATTGATGTATGTATACGATAAATCAACTCGCCGTGCAACGCAAGTGTAAAAACGCTAGTAAGAAAAGAAAGCAGAAAACCATGGCCTAAGGGTCGGAAAATCGAATaaattgttaagttcaaacgctatatgtatcgtttatcacattttgaatgataacaattttcaagagtacaAGTGAACTGATTAAATATATCATGTGAATTATATTTCAGGATATCACCCTTATAACCCTCACGCTCTATCGTCTAAGAAGCAGAGCAAGATGATGATGACAAGTAGACAACATCAACATAGAAGAGATTGATTTAAGATGCCAGACAAATTGGACAATCAGAGAAATGGTGAATATGCTGAATGGActgacaagaagaagaagaagaaaaatcaaagcATCAAGACATCAAGGACAAGCAAGTGAATGCTACATTCGCCAGAGCTGCTAAGCAAAGGAACTTTATATCTGCTAGATCATCTATCCAATCcaaagcaagaaagaagaagaagagatcaaGTCACAAGAAGAATCCAATCATTAAGATCATCTTCATAGGGAAAAACCAAAACATCGAGCTCCTCTACACAAGGAgaatcaaagcttcagaactaCACATGCAAGATCAAGTAAAGCTGTCAGATCGTTTGAGAAGACCACACTCAAACATCCACTACAGAAAAGAGCATCATATTCTAATGGAAATATCTCTGAcattcttgaggagaaagtcaagtgctgAGAAATCACGTGATACTCTCTACAAAGCACGTTGACCAAAGAAACAAGTAATAGGATATCAACATcaaagtttcctctttctctatcatgcaagaaatgaagaaatgaGGCAAAGCTTATTGTCTACGCCTATATCTTATACAAGCAACGTAAGACAAtccatttctgaagaagaagaagattcagTCAAAAGCTGTCAGTCACATTCTGTATGACCAATTGAAAAAAGGAATGAAGCATGTGCTTAATTGATATATCTCATGAGAGGAAaatgattgaagaagaagcatCGTCTAAAGAAGAGAAGAACGATGGAAGCAGAACTTCTAAAAGATTCAACGTCTTTCATGAAATGAAGATTGCAATGTCAGAAGGAAAGAATGAAGAATGAGCTAAAAGGATAGATCATCTGAAGGAAAGCAGAATGACTGAAGCATGAATCATCGTATGAAGAATAAAGGAATGATAGGGAAAGGTGGTATGAAGCAGAAAGAAGACGACAGAAGCAGAAAGATAatatgaagaagaaattgaagCTTACATTCAAAGAAAGCTACAAAGTCAACTCAAGTACACTTCCCGTTGAAGAAGAAGCCAAGAAAGCTTTGTGTAGAAGTTTCAAAGATGAAATCTCAAGATTTGACACAATGCTATGATGAAGATAAAGGAACCGTGGGGTCACTTTCAAATTGTCATATTTGTACACCAACAAATAGAAGCTCAGACTTATGCTACCTGCTACATGACATAATACATATTTTTGGCAATAGGTCTCAATCAAACAGTACTACACTCTGACACAAGTACACAATGTACAGTTTGATACAACGGCTAGAATATTTGTGATCAACAAGCCTCAATGGCTATAATATACCACACATAAGATTTAGAAGTATAAAGGAAAGAAGTGAAGACTTTAAGAACAAGCTTGGATGCTCACAAGATATCGAGCCCACAAGCTCATGCGGCTCATCATGGGAGATCCTGATGATGCACTTCACTGAACAAACATATATCATCGTCATCTTCAACATGAAGAGTAGATTTCCGTACGAGTCAAATCCTCTCTACATCTATCATGTGATATAACATAAAGTAGGTCCTAGAGTCAAACCTCACAAAATAATTTATAGTTTATAAGCTCAATTGATCTACATTAATCGCTCTTTGTAGAAGAGATCTATGTAGAAGATAACAATCTTGAGAAAGATTGTTTTGGGAGAAGTATTGTATCAAACTTGTTTTAAGGAGGAGTCCTAATCATACTTAGTAAGGAGGAGTTCTACTAATACTTGTATTGCCTAGAGAGGCAGGGTCCAAAGAATACCCGTTTTTCCTAGAGAGGCATGGTTCAAAGAATACTCGTTTTGCGTAAAGAGGAAGGTTCcaaataatacttgtaaggagaagtccttgatacttgagcTTAGTGAAATCTTGATGATGCCAAGGACTGGATGTTGCCCTATCGTTtgggggtgaaccaggataaaaatgatGATGTTCATTGTCTACTTCCCTAGCTATACATTTCCGCCGCACCAAACGATTTCAATAAAGATGACGAATCTCTTAATTGTTTGAAAATCCAAGTTTTTGGacgacacaattcaaacccgcTTTCTTGTGCTACTCTGATCAACTTCATAAATCTGCTCACAAAATTTATATATGCATGTTGAGAAATGCTAACAATACATTGTGTGTGTACGCATTTAGTGGTGGAACAACTATCAGACATGTTAGGTCACATTCATAACCCACCTAAATGGGCTAGGTTGAGGTTTTTGACCCTTCAACCTGTTTTCACTTGCCTCGTTGTCTAACCCGTTATTAAacgattatttttttttttttgcatctaATGTTTTAGAAGCAGAAAATATAAAATGAGTCTTGTGGAGAATTAACTTATTTACTTGTATTCATTTATTTACTTAATGGTTGGGGTTGGTTTATGATTACTCATTTAGAGACTCcacttttatattttatttcttatcttatttttcattttgtaaTTTTATCTCTATATAAATATGATTTCACTTTTAGTATGTCAAAATAaacatttatttttctaaactTACTTTTACACAATGTTGGTTCCTCATTCAGCTGACCCAAATGGTCATAATGTTCAATAACATTTCAATCACCATAAAAGTTTCACAACTAAGTAAACATCATGTTGGCTGGCTGAGAAAACTAAGACAAAGATCATACCATCCAAAACGCACCCGACTTGATAAATACATCACGAGATTATCTGGAGATAATCACCATCTTGTAAGTCTTTCACTAAGACTTCATGAAGACCTAATTTCACaagtaaataattattaccaTGTATATAAATACATGTTTAATTGTTCATTTGTGTAAGCACTaagtattattatttttcttctatgactttgaGATTCTCTCTAAGCTCTTATATTGAGCGTCAAAATGTCTTTACAGGTACCTTCCTCATCATGTCAACGCATCATCACTGTGCCGCAAGATCCTTCAAACCATGCACCACAATGAAAAATTCAGAGCATCTTGTCGCTCATATTCTAGAAGAACAGTTTTCAAAAGCAAATcaattcatttaaattaaattctatgaaaattaaattttattcaaAACAAACATACAAGGTTCACTACATCAACATGTACGCTTTATTTGTCTCATTTTCTGGTCTTACAAGTCACAGTCCTACACCCAAAATGTGCAATCACCAATTATGTTTTACATTCGATTGGCACAGCCATTCTCATGCCTAATTCTTTCTGGGGCTACCCCAAAAGTACAATCATTAATTTTGCTTTTACATTAGCTTTGCACAACATTAGGTTTCATTGGGGTCCTCCAATATCAGAATTGAAACTTGAAACACGTCCTTCATCCAAGATTACTGCTAACGCTTCAGTCACATCTTTGACATTGTGTAATCCATCACATCTACAAGAAAATCTACATTTATGGAGAAAATACCCTGAATTAGCAAAGGGAAAATATGCTTACTAGTAAGAGACACAAAAAGGTTCAGAATAATGATGACAATCAACCTGCATCTTCCTTAGTGAAGCAAAGTGGGGGTGCAACCCTCAAAACATTTCCACGAAAGCCACCTTTCCCAACTAACACTCCCATATCTGAAAAATAATGGTAAaagcaatgaaaaaaaaattcatatctaCTCATTTGTGGGTATCATGGTATGCACAATGTTTGacagcatgtttggatcagtttcTCCATTCTTAGAATCAAATTTGGAATCAAGAAGCTACTCCCAGAAGCATCTATCCAGAATTAGTTTTTACTTTGGAGTCAATTGtagaaatatttcaaaatatgCACTAAACCAGATAGGAGCTAGAGAAGTAGACCTTTCATCTGTTCAAGAATCTGTAGTGTTTCATCTTTTGCAGGAGTTTTCAACTGCCTATCTTTCACAAGTTCAACTCCAAGCATCAGTCCTCTTCCCCTCACATCCCCAATTACTGACATAGAAAAATATGTTAGTCATCATAATCAAAATATCTATCCTCACTACACTAATCTCCTCCATTCTCATGCAACAAACCAAAAGTTGAAAGAGAAAAGAAGCTTACTCTCATGCTTTTCCATCAGTGAGTTAAGACGCTCTTTTAAATATGATCCAACATTAAGTGCATTTTGCTGAAGTTTATCCTTCTCAATTACATTCAAAACAGCTAACCCAGCAGCAGAACTAACAAGATTTCCCCCAAACGTGCTAAAATAGTAGCCGTAAGTCAAGACCTTCGCAATCTCAGGAGTGGTGACCACTGCACCAATGGGTGCACCATTACCAATTCCCTGAGAGGACCAcagaaaatgaaacaaaatacTCAGAGATGTAGTAGCTGTTTGAATATTAATTGAGTGCAACGTGTACGGACTTTCATCCATTAGAAGAGTTCCGTTCACTTTTTGTCTTAAAGTAAGGCTAAAGTCCATTTACAGTAGTGCCAATGGATGTCCAAATTAACCTAGCCGTAATCAATCAACAAATACCCTGAGAGGACCACTGCTACAAAGTAATGCTTGTTCTCCAAACAGGGTCAGTGGTTTACATATGACTTTATTTTTTGGTAAGAAATGGTTTACATATGCATGCCTTAATAATTgttcattaaataaataaaactgcAGGGCTAATGTAGTGTTACCATTACATTTAAGGTGATAATAAGTAGTGGAAAATGCAAACATTCAGCCagttaaaatcttatttttgaATCTCAGAATAACAAAGTTCAAGATTTCCTCTATCCCCATATGAAATTGACAATTATTTGAACATCACAGCAAATTGATCCATAAATTTCTGTCATTAACCAACACTGAGACATGAGAAGCTGAGTATCATgatattatttgattatttgtaCCATGGCACATTTCCTTTGTACTAGTAGATACATTTATTATACAAAGACTGTGTTCACATAATCTAAGAAATCGTATTATTCATGCATGATACATATGAATGCAGAATGCAAATACATAGTTATTTTCCCTGAAagacaataaataaaaaaattcaccaATGCTGCTTCATAAGTGTTACCTTTGCTAGTGTTACAATATCCGGGATAACTCCATGTGCCTCAAAACCCCAAAAGTGAGTACCAGTACGACCAAACCCTGACTGAACCTCATCAGCTATGAAGAGACCTCCTGCTTTTTTTATGATGCTATAAACGGCTGGCAAGTAACCTGGAGCCAATTCCATTACTCCACCTACTCCCTGTCAAACATGAACCTTATCctcagtgcatgtttggaaatcattttacaattgattctaaggcTGAAATCAATATTTGAAAACCTTACATGAGTAGCTTATGAGTTTTAGAATTAATTATGGATAAGGAGAACCAGATCGAAAGATGctattaaaaatatgaaagcCATTGTGAGACACAAAATAACACTATGTATTACCTGAATGGACTCAGCAATAAACCCAGCAACATGACCAAAAGTTCCATAATCAATTATGTCTTGAACATCATTGGCATATTTTGCTCCATCAGAACCAAAGACACCTCTGTAGGGGTCTGGGTTAAGGGCATGGTGAGTTCCAGTCTACTGGCACAGACACCGTGACAAGTATAAGAGGAGAGCGGACACAAGTTGGAGTTTTTTTGCTATTATTATTATGGAGTTGTAGCTTTAGACTATGCTTGCTATAACAGATTGAAACAATCACTGATTCAAAAGAGACAACTATTATTCAACAGGAAAAATGGCACCTGTACAACATTAAACTTGTGATAAAATTGAGCAGTGGCACCCATTGTTGAGGTTGCATTGCCATGGTAGCCATTTCTAATGGAAATTATATCATGGAAGCCTGTGTACAGCCGAGCAATCATCATAGCCAGCTCATTGGCCTCTGTCCCAGAATTTGTGAAGAAAACAGcctgaaaaatttaaaatttcttCACCAATATAGTAAAACACAAAGCTTCTTAGAATTCGGATTAGGCATAACTCTTCCCAAAATGCTAGATTAGAAGTAGTGATTGTTCTACCCTGTATAAAAAGTCATTTAGTAATATCTCTAGTTGGGATCTTAGCACACTCATGATATATACaactttaatatatttaatcatataTGAGTAATTTCCAATAAACAGATTTAAGATAGACTCAGCTATCATCTTAAAATTTGAGTTAGGCTTAACTTTACCCAAAAAAACTAGTTCAAAGGCGAGGATTGTTCTACTCATTTAGTCATATCTCTCGTAATGTGTGCCTTAATCGAGCTCAAAAGCAAAAAGTTATTAACTCTAagaaaaaagtagaaaaaaataaaataaaagcaaaATGAATAAAAACCTTGAGTTCACTAGGAAACTTAGCAGCAAGAGCTTCAGCAAAAT from Lotus japonicus ecotype B-129 chromosome 2, LjGifu_v1.2 includes:
- the LOC130739079 gene encoding spermidine coumaroyl-CoA acyltransferase-like, with the protein product MENKKMPLSLDVKDVVIVKPSKPTPCHILPLSSIDSNPDLNILCHTIYVYQANPDSPNGQLDPAHVIKEALSKALVHYYPLAGKITALDDGKLGITCNADDDGVPFLEATANCNLSSLHYLEGIDVPTAQKFVYDNPSKDQTSEHLLVFKVTKFQCGGFTVGMGLSHTVCDGFGASQFYRALSELASGKKCEPSLKPVWERERLIGTVLKEPLQFPIDKASMAASPFWPTTEISHECFNLNGESIQRLKLELMKESESESVKESFTTLETLGAYVWRSRARALKLNTDGETLFCLAVGVRHLLDPPLPEGYYGNAFVASNVVLTVKELDEKPLSEVLKLIKESKKLPSNKEYIKNSVNMLETMRKLGIRVQATGASVVLTDWRQLGLLEEVDFGWKGSVNIVPVPWNMFGFVDLCLFLPPSKLDHSMKGGVRVFVSLPKASMPKFKEEMEALKESDEGII
- the LOC130736930 gene encoding alanine--glyoxylate aminotransferase 2 homolog 2, mitochondrial-like → MLPQHLCKRSVWNQICGWHRRVFSAIAPSNEDGGRHLLPQMPHFSHTPAPYNGPLASDLLKKRKQYLPTSAGPYYTHPLNLVEGKMQYVFDESGRRYLDAYGGIATVSCGHCHPDVVDAIVNQTKLLQHTTVLYLNHTVIDFAEALAAKFPSELKAVFFTNSGTEANELAMMIARLYTGFHDIISIRNGYHGNATSTMGATAQFYHKFNVVQTGTHHALNPDPYRGVFGSDGAKYANDVQDIIDYGTFGHVAGFIAESIQGVGGVMELAPGYLPAVYSIIKKAGGLFIADEVQSGFGRTGTHFWGFEAHGVIPDIVTLAKGIGNGAPIGAVVTTPEIAKVLTYGYYFSTFGGNLVSSAAGLAVLNVIEKDKLQQNALNVGSYLKERLNSLMEKHEIIGDVRGRGLMLGVELVKDRQLKTPAKDETLQILEQMKDMGVLVGKGGFRGNVLRVAPPLCFTKEDADFLVDVMDYTMSKM